One region of Jatrophihabitans cynanchi genomic DNA includes:
- a CDS encoding lytic murein transglycosylase yields the protein MPTPSHRRPDPFAASDPAVLDEPVRAPGLAAALRRHPALRNRAAIGSIALGAIVFVLACLTTPLAGAQPRQHRPTAPAPHVDLGSLLALTGPDPAAAAPVTPPAPPRSPASTPAPARPAPAAVSGLAANGIPGVALNAYRVAAARMDHAEPGCGIGWWLLAGIGRVESDHGRFAGATLLANGTSVPKIIGIPLNGHGTEVVRDTDGGRLDGDPVYDRAVGPMQFIPQTWASYGVDATGDGVADPFNINDAALTAARYLCAAGGNLRAHDGQVRAVLTYNHSSAYLAEVLGLADAYRRGVPVSGIPHGNVTGALAPVRPGSLPAANPGAPTAVGGSAGAKHTTRHGSAGSGSAGTAGTAGTGSASSMPRPRGTSSAPGGSSSTPAPGGTSSTPAPGGTSSAPAPTASPTPSPAPAQKCVLWDLLNPGRCVLYG from the coding sequence ATGCCCACGCCGTCCCACCGCCGTCCGGATCCGTTCGCCGCGAGCGACCCGGCGGTGCTCGACGAGCCGGTGCGGGCCCCCGGCCTGGCCGCGGCGCTGCGCCGGCACCCGGCGCTGCGCAACCGCGCCGCGATCGGTTCGATCGCACTCGGCGCGATCGTGTTCGTGCTCGCCTGCCTGACCACCCCGTTGGCCGGCGCCCAGCCGCGCCAGCACCGGCCCACCGCACCGGCGCCGCACGTCGACCTGGGTAGCCTGCTCGCGCTGACCGGCCCGGATCCGGCTGCCGCCGCGCCCGTCACGCCGCCGGCACCGCCCCGATCCCCCGCGTCCACCCCCGCGCCGGCGCGCCCGGCACCGGCCGCCGTCAGCGGGCTGGCGGCGAACGGCATCCCCGGCGTCGCGCTGAACGCGTACCGGGTGGCGGCGGCGCGGATGGACCACGCCGAGCCCGGCTGCGGCATCGGCTGGTGGCTGCTGGCCGGCATCGGCCGGGTGGAGTCCGATCACGGCCGCTTCGCCGGCGCCACGCTTCTCGCGAACGGCACGTCCGTCCCGAAGATCATCGGCATCCCGCTCAACGGCCACGGCACCGAGGTCGTACGCGACACCGACGGCGGCCGACTGGACGGCGACCCGGTCTACGACCGTGCGGTCGGGCCGATGCAGTTCATCCCGCAGACCTGGGCCTCCTACGGCGTGGACGCGACCGGCGACGGCGTCGCGGACCCGTTCAACATCAACGACGCGGCCCTGACGGCGGCGCGCTACCTGTGCGCGGCCGGCGGGAACCTGCGCGCGCACGACGGCCAGGTGCGCGCGGTGCTGACCTACAACCACTCGAGCGCCTACCTGGCCGAGGTGCTCGGCCTCGCCGACGCGTACCGGCGGGGTGTGCCGGTGAGCGGGATCCCGCACGGGAACGTGACCGGGGCGCTGGCACCGGTCCGGCCCGGCAGCCTGCCCGCCGCGAACCCGGGCGCACCGACCGCGGTGGGCGGGTCCGCCGGCGCGAAGCACACCACCAGGCACGGCTCGGCCGGCTCGGGCTCGGCAGGCACCGCGGGCACCGCGGGCACCGGATCGGCTTCGAGCATGCCGCGGCCCCGCGGGACGTCCAGCGCGCCGGGTGGCTCGTCCAGCACGCCGGCTCCCGGCGGGACGTCCAGCACCCCGGCTCCGGGCGGGACGTCCAGCGCGCCGGCTCCCACGGCCAGCCCGACACCGTCACCCGCTCCGGCCCAGAAGTGCGTGCTGTGGGACCTGCTCAACCCCGGCCGTTGCGTGCTGTACGGCTGA
- a CDS encoding DUF5130 family protein yields the protein MSGELATTSRTTLQYGPQPARADQAFTAGQLTRLDEALTLSSRETGLAFSVYIGALSAPTRAHAEALFEKLSGSSVLLAVSPGQRSLHIVTGPESAKRLPNRACALAALAMRASFTNGDLVGGIITGLRMLADSAGTS from the coding sequence GTGAGTGGTGAACTCGCGACGACGTCCCGCACGACGCTGCAGTACGGCCCGCAGCCGGCCCGCGCCGATCAGGCGTTCACGGCCGGCCAGCTGACCCGGCTCGACGAGGCGCTGACGCTGTCCAGCCGCGAGACCGGGCTGGCGTTCTCGGTCTACATCGGCGCGCTGAGCGCTCCGACCCGCGCCCACGCCGAGGCGTTGTTCGAGAAGCTCAGCGGTTCGTCGGTACTGCTCGCCGTCTCGCCCGGGCAGCGCAGCCTGCACATCGTGACCGGCCCGGAGTCGGCCAAGCGGCTGCCGAACCGGGCGTGTGCGCTGGCCGCGCTGGCGATGCGCGCCTCGTTCACCAACGGCGACCTGGTCGGTGGCATCATCACCGGGCTGCGGATGCTCGCGGACTCCGCCGGCACGTCCTGA